The nucleotide window CCTGGGCTTGCGCGGCCTTGATCTGGCCGCGCACGAAATCGGCGGCTGCCGGGGACACCATCGGCCCCAGCGTCGTCGCCTCATCCAGCGGATTGCCCAGCACGTACTGGCGGGTGAGGGCGACGAAGCGCTCGACGAATGCCGGGTAGAGGCGCTGGTCGACGTAGATGCGCTCGATGGCGCAGCAGCTTTGCCCCGAGTTGAAGAAGCTGCCGTCCACCAGGTTCTCCACCGCATGTTCAAGGTTGGCGTCGGCGCGCACGTAGGCCGGGTCCTTGCCGCCCAGCTCCAGGCCTACGCCGATGAAGCGCCCGACCGCAGCGGCTTCCATGGCTTTGCCGGCCTCCACGGAGCCGGTGAAATTCACCTGGTGCACGCGGCCCGACGCGATGACTTGCGCGGTCATTTCGTGGCTGAGCAGCAGGTTGTGAAACAACCCTGGCGGCAGATTCGCCCGGCGCAAGGCTTCAGCAAAACGTTCGCCCACCAGCAGGGTTTGCGAGGCGTGCTTGAGGATCACGCTGTTGCCGGCCATCAGTGCCGGGATAATCGTGTTCACCGCCGTCAGGTACGGATAATTCCACGGCGCGACCACCAGCACCGTACCCAGCGGTTCACGTTTGATGTAGCGGCGAAACCCGGCCACCGGCGCAGGCTCCACCGGTGCCAGGGCCTGGGGCGCGATGGCGATCATGTGCCGTGCGCGCTCGGCAAAACCGCGCAGTTCACCGGCGCCATAACGCACCGGGCGACCCATCTGCCGAGCGAGTTCCGGGACGATGTCGGCCTGCATCGCCAGCATCGCCTCGACGGCGGCGCTGCACCGCGCGGCGCGTTCGCTCAAGGGCTGTCGCTGCCATTCGACCTGGGCATGTTGTGCGGCCGCCAGGGCCTGTTCGACCTGTGACGCGTCGGCGTACTCGCGCTCGACATAGACCCGGCCATCCACCGGGGAGATGAGCTCAATCTTCGCAGTCATGATGATCTCAATAGCGCTCGAAACCGCGCTGCAATTCCCAGTCGGTGACACGCCGGTCATATTCTTTCTGTTCCCATTCGGCGGTGTGCACGTAGTGCTCGACCACGTCATCGCCCAGCGCGTCGCGCAACATGCGCGAGCCCTTGAGCGCCGCGCAGGCCTCGCGCAGGGTTTTCGAGACTTCCGGCGAGCGCTCGTCGGCGTAGGCGTCACCTTCGAACGGCGGCGCCAGTTCGAGCTTCTCGTCGATGCCGGCCAGCCCGGCCGCGATCAGCGCGGCGAAGGCCAGGTAGGGGTTCAGATCAGCGCCGCCGATGCGGCACTCGATGCGGATGGACTTGCTCTCTTCGGCGCACAGGCGAAAGCCGGCGGTGCGATTGTCGCGGCTCCACACCGCCCGCGTAGGCGCGAAGGTGCCGGCCTGGAAGCGCTTGTACGAGTTGATGTAGGGCGCGAGGAAACAGGTGATGTCGTTGGCGTACTTGAGCTGCCCGGCCACCCAGGAACGCATCAGTTTGGACATGCCGAACTCGGCCTTGGCGTCGAAGAACAACGGCTTCTTGCCGTTCTTGTCCCACAGCGAATTATGGATATGGCTGCTGGAGCCGGCGGCGTCATAACGCCACTTGGCCATGAAGGTGATCGCCTTGCCCTGAGCGTCGGCGATCTCCTTGCACGCGTGCTTGATGAGCACGTGATGGTCGGCCATGGTCATCGCGTCGGCGTAACGGATGTTGATCTCTTCCTGGCCAGGGCCCCATTCACCCTTGGAGTTTTCCACCGGGATACCCGACGCTTGCAGGTGCTTGCGAATGGCGCGCAGCACCGGTTCCTCGCGGGTGGTCTGGAGGATGTTGTAATCCTCGATGTAATGACCGGCGGTTTTCGGTTGGTGGTAATTGCGTTGGTGGATCGCTTCGTAGCTTTCGTCGAACAGGTAGAACTCCAGCTCCGAGGCGAACATGCCGGTGTAGCCGCGCTCGCGCAGGCGTTCGACCTGGCGCTTGAGGATCGCTCGCGGGCTGTGGGGCAAGTCCTTGCGATGGTGATGGTCGAGCACATCGCACAGCACCAGCGCCGTGCCTTCCAGCCACGGCACGCGACGCAGGGTGGCCATGTCGGGCTTGAGCACGAAGTCGCCGTAGCCTTTGCTCCAACTGGCGGCGGCATAACCGGGCACCGGCTCCATGTCGATGTCGTCGGCCAGCAGATAGTTGCAGCAATGGGTTTCCTGGTAGCCGCTGTCGATGAAAAACTCGACCTGGAAACGCTTGCCGACAAGGCGTCCCTGCATGTCGACCATGCAGACCAGGACGGTGTCGATTTCACCAGAGGCGGCAGCGCGCTTGAGCGCGTCAAAACTGAGGAAGGGCTCGGTCATCACGTCATTCCTGCGTGAACAAGTTGGGCCTGTCTGAGGTAGCTGTTGCAGACGCTCTCCAGAAAAACCACAACCCTGCAGAAGCGAGCATCGTGAGCAATAAGCTGCTCACAGCTTAGCTTGCTTTTGCATGACGCAAGTTTTGGCGCACAAAAGTTGTGCAGGCGTTCGACGCGATCACGTTGCGAGTGCAAACTGGCGCGCGTTGTTTTTCGCTGAATCCTTGTGCCCTTTGTTCTGGACTTGCGCATGATAAAAGTTGTTGCACTGACCCTGGCCTTGCTCCACACCAGCCTGTTCGCCGCACAGGCCCTGGCTGCCGGCGATGCCGAAGCCGGGGCCAAACTGTTCCCGAGGATTTGCGGGGGGTGCCATCAGGTCGGCGAGTCGGCGCGGGCTTCTTTCGGGCCGCAACTGAACAACATCTTTGGTCGCCCATCGGCGGGCACTTCGGATTACCAGTATTCGGACGCGATGAAAGCCGCCGGACTGGTGTGGGATCGCGAAACCCTGACGGCCTATCTCGAAGCGCCGAAGAAAGTCGTGCCGGGTACCCGCATGATTTTCTGGGGCTTGAGCGATCCGCAGAAAATCGAGGATGTGCTGGCGTATTTGCAGACGTTCCAGACGCAGTAAAGCGTCAGTTGACGATGCACAGGTCCCCGGTGGCGCGGATCAATCCCTGGCCATGCAAGTAGTCCTTGATCAGGGCAGACCGTGCCTTGGCCAGCCACTGGGCGCAGTTGGGGTCGGTGCGATAGGGTGCGAACTCGGCGTAGGCCTGCAACAGGCGTTTTTGCACTTCATCGAGTTGTGGGCGGACCTCCTTGGTGAGGTTCGGTCGCGGTAGATCCGGCGCCTTGCCCGCCGCCTGCCACTGGGCGAGCAAACCGTATTGCACCAGCTTGCTGGCCTCGATCTGCGCAGCGATCAAATCGGCCACCTCGTCCGGGTTGAGCTTACGGCTGATCGCCTGCTTTCTGGCGGCGGCGATGACCTGTGCTTCCCGGGCGCTGTCCTGGATCGGTGTGCGGCTGTCCCATTTGCTCAGCGCGACCCGGTCAGCGATGTTCAGGCGTTCGTTCATGGTCGCCACCAGCGGTTGCAGGCTGGCGGGCGGCGGGGCGGTCACATCGGCCTGGGCGCTGCAGGCGATCACGGCGGACAGGACGCAAAACATCAGTTTCGGCAGGCGAAGGGTCGAGCACATGGGCAAGCCTCATTGGACGTGGGACGCGCTGGCCGATGTTGTGTATCACAAATGAGCCAGCGGTGTCCCCACCGCCTGACGCCTTCTACAGGGTGAAGGTTTATACATGATGGCGAGTGGATATCTTCGCGAAGCTGATTATGCTTCAGGAAACCTTGCAGCGATGTAAGGCGGCGCAATCCGTGTCAGCTAAAACAAAAACACGACGGAGAAGACTCATGGCCGCAATCGACAGCACCACGGGCGACTCGCCCAACCGCGGGATCAGCAGGGAAGAGCGAAAGGTGATCTTCGCCTCGTCCCTGGGCACTGTGTTCGAATGGTACGACTTCTACCTTTACGGCTCCCTCGCTGCAATCATCGCCAAGCACTTCTTTGCCGGCGTCAATGAAACCACCGCCTTCATCTTCGCCTTGCTCGCCTTCGCCGCAGGTTTTGCCGTGCGGCCCTTCGGCGCCATCGTGTTCGGGCGCCTGGGCGACATGATCGGGCGCAAGCACACCTTTCTGATCACCATTGTCATCATGGGCGTTTCCACCGCCGTGGTGGGTTTCCTGCCGGGCTACGCGACCATTGGTGTGGCGGCGCCGATCATCCTCATCACCCTGCGCCTGCTGCAAGGCCTGGCGCTGGGCGGCGAATACGGCGGGGCGGCGACCTACGTGGCCGAGCACGCGCCGAAGGGCAAGCGCGGGTTTTTCACCTCATGGATTCAAACCACCGCGACCCTGGGCCTGTTCCTGTCGCTGCTGGTGATCCTCGCCTGCCGCACGATTCTGGGTACTGAAGCGTTCGAAGCCTGGGGCTGGCGCATACCGTTCCTGCTGTCGATCCTGCTGCTGATCATCTCGGTGTACATCCGCCTGCAACTCAGCGAGTCGCCGGTGTTCATGAAGATGAAGGCTGAAGGCAAGGCATCCAAGGCGCCGCTGACCGAATCCTTCGCGCGCTGGGACAACCTGAAAATCGTCATCATGGCGCTGTTGGGCGGTACCGCCGGTCAGGCCGTGGTCTGGTACACCGGGCAGTTCTATGCGCTGTTCTTCCTGCTGCAGACACTCAAGATCGACGCCCAGACCGCCAACCTGCTGATTGCCGGTTCGTTGCTGATCGGTACACCGTTTTTCGTGATTTTCGGCAGCCTGTCCGATCGCATCGGGCGCAAGGGCATCATCATGGCCGGGTGCATTCTGGCGGCGGTGACCTATTTCCCGATCTTCCACGCGCTGACCCAGTACGGTAACCCCGACGTGTTCGTTGCCCAGGAAAAAAATCCGGTCACGGTGGTTGCGGACCCTGCCCAGTGCTCGTTCCAGTTCGACCCGGTGGGCAAAGCCAAATTCACCAGTTCCTGCGACCTTGCCAAGACCGTGCTGGCCAAGCGAGCCATCCCTTACACCAATGAAACCGCAGCGCCGGGCAGCGTGGCGCAGATCCGCATCGGCAACCAGGTGGTCGAGAGTTTCGAAGGCACCGGCATGCCGGCGGCCGACTTCAAGACCCGCAACGATGCCTTCACCGCCACCCTCGGCACCGCGCTGAAAGAGGCCGGTTACCCCGAGAAGGCCGACCCGGCCAAGACCAACTACCCGATGGTGCTGTTGCTGCTGACCATCCTGGTGATCTACGTGACCATGGTCTACGGCCCCATCGCCGCCTGGCTGGTGGAACTGTTCCCGGCGCGCATCCGTTACACCTCGATGTCACTGCCGTACCACATCGGCAACGGCTGGTTCGGTGGCTTCCTGCCCACCGTGGCCTTCGCCATGGTCGCGGCCACCGGGGATATCTACTACGGGCTGTGGTACCCGATCGTCATCGCGGTGATGACCGCCGTGCTCGGCATCTTCTTCATGCCGGAAACCAAGGACCGGGATATCCACCAGTAATACCCGACAGGCACAAAAAAGCCCGGCTGTTCAGGCCGGGCTTTTTGTTGAGTGTTGCGCTGGAGCCATGCTTCATACGGCACGGCGTTCGATCAGACGGTCCGAGCCACCTTCAGCTACGCGACGTTCGATCAGACGATCAGAGCCACCTTCAGCTACGCGGCGCTCGATCAGACGGTCGGAACCACCTTCAGCTACGCGGCGCTCGATCAGACGGTCGGAACCACCTTCAGCTACACGGCGTTCGATCAGACGGTCGGAACCACCTTCGGCTACACGGCGTTCGATCAGGCGGTCGGAACCACCCTCAGCCACACGACGTTCGATCAGACGATCCGAGCCACCTTCAGCTACACGGCGTTCGATCAGACGATCAGAACCACCCTCGGCTACACGACGTTCGATCAAACGATCCGAACCACCTTCAGCAACAACTGGCTGAGCAGAGGTAGCGGCAAAAGCGTTAACTGCGAAAACCGAGAAAGCGATGCTGAGAAGAGTTTGGCGTTTCATGATCGTGTGCTCCAAGGGGTGTAGTTGTTTGGTATGGAGCTGATGTTACGCCGCACAATTTTTATGAGAACTTCATTGAACTGATGGTAACTATCGACGCCGATAATGCCCGCACCAACCCCCCCCTGTAGGAGCGAGCTTGCTCGCGATGGTAGCCCAGGCACCGCGGGGTGTCAGACTCCCCGCGTCATCGTTAACGACCATCGCGAGCAAGCTCGCTCCTACAGGTTCATCACCGCCCTCTGTAGGAGCGAGCTTGCTCGCGATGAAGGCCCAGACACCGAGGGGTATCAGGCATTAACAACCACCGTACAGGGAACTATGACGAATTCACGCTTCGCTGATCTGGCTGACGCTCGTCATCTGCCCGTTCCAGACCATCTCGTAATGCGCCGCCTGAATCACCGACAGCACCGGCCTGGGCGTCATCAGGGCCCAGCAGTGGCTGCCGGCGTTGCGCACCGAGTGGTAACGCAGCCCTGGGCACTGGGCGGTCTTGAGCATTTTCCCCAGGCGCCGCGCCGCGCTGTAGTCATCGGGGTGGTACACCGGATCAGTCGGCGCAATGGCGGTCGCATCTTTCATTCCGGCTTGCAGGAACGCACAGGACAACCCGCGAAAGACAAATCGCTCATAGTTCAGGCGCGGAACGTTTGACCAGTACAGGCTCTGGTGATGTTTGACTTCAGCCAGCGCGGTTTCCAGGGTGTCCGCCAGGTACAGCACACCAAAACTGCCATCGCTGAAGCGCGAGCCCGCCGGATTGACGTGGGTGAAGGGCGCGGTCGCATAGGAACAGCCGGGAATGCCGAAGGGGATTTCGCTGCGGCGAATCAGCTCCAGGCGGCCGACTTCGTTTTTCAGCCTGGGGTTGGTCAGTTCCTGGATCTGGTACAGCACCTCGAAGGCATCGGCATCCGCCACGTCGTCGAACAACGCCACCGGCGGAAACTTCGAATTGACCAATCGGTAGGCCTGCAATTGCGCATCGGGCAGGGTGGCCAGCGCCTCCAGGCTCACCATTGCGCGCCCCGCAGTACGTCGATGCGGCGGAAGGTTTCATACAGGGAAATCATGTCGCCCTGGGCCATGATCTCCAGCGGTGAGCGGCCGTTGAAGAACTCGTTGTCGTTGCTCATCGACGGGAAGCCGTAGACGTTTTCCGGGTTGTCGAACACCAGGCGCAGGGCCGCGTGGATGTTCAGCACAAAGCTGATGCGCTGCATCTGGTCGGCGTCCAGTGCCACCGCCCAGTCTGGGTCGTGCTGTCGCGCGCGGGTGTAGGTGCTGCGGGAGATGCGCAGGATACGGCAGGCCTGCTCGCTGGAGGCCCGCCATTTTTCCAGGATGCCCACGGCGGCGCGCAGGCCCGTGACGCATTGGCTCTTGGTGAATGCAGGTTGCTGGAGGGCAACGGCCATATTCGTGACCTCAAGTTGAATCCATAGACTCAAATTAGTTCATTGAGGGTCTGTGGATCAAGGTCTTGACGACCAAAGGCGCCTGCTATGGTTAAGCCAAACGGGACCAAAGGAGGGACGACATGGACCGATTCACCGGCGGCTGCCTGTGCGGCAACGTACGGATCGAGGCCACAGGCCGACCGTACCGGGTCGGGCTGTGTCACTGCATGGACTGTCGCAAGCATCACGGCGCACTGTTTCACGCCTCGGCGATATTCCCCGAACAGGCCGTGACGATCCAGGGTGAAACCCGCGACTACGCCGGGCGCTTCTTCTGCCCGCGTTGTGGTTCTTCGGTGTTTGGCCGCAGCGATGACGAAATCGAAGTGAACCTGGGCGCCCTGGACGCCCCCGACCAGCTGACCCCCACCTACGAACTCTGGACCTGCCGTCGCGAGGCGTGGCTGCCGGCGTTTCCCCTGCGTCGCCATTACCCGCGCGACCGCGAGGGCAACGGGCGCGAGGAATAGGGCGTCAGCGCTGCAATTCGGTGCTCGCCACGGTGCGATCCACCAGGCGGATGCTGTCGCGCCCGCCACGCTTGGACTCATAGAGCGCCGCATCACCTTGCTCGATCAGCGCCGCCAGGCTGGCCGGTGGCTGGTCGAACAGGCTGGCGCCGATGCTCAGGGTCACCGGTTCCGGCGTGGCGAAGTCCTCGGAGGCCGTCTGGTGGAAGCGATAACGCAACTTGCTGCCCAGCCCCAGGATGCGCTCGCAAGAGGTGTTATTGAGCAGGATGACGAACTCGTCGCCGCCCAGACGGGCCGCCAAAGCCCCTTCGGGCAGTACCGAACGGATCATCTCGCTCAGCGAAATGAGCAAACGGTCACCGGCGGTATGGCCGTAGAGGTCGTTGACCAGCTTGAAGTTGTCGATGTCGATCAACAGCAGTGCGCCCGGTCGTCTGCTGGAAACCTCGTCCAGCAGGCGCGGGGCCCGCACTTCCAGGGCGCGACGGTTGTACAGGGCGGTCAGCGGGTCACGGGCGGCCAGCCGGGCGATGCGTTTTTCCCGGCGATAGCGCTCGGTGCCGGTCATCGACAGGGCAATCAGCATGATCGCCATCGCGCCCTCTACCAGCGAAATCTGAATGATCTCGCCACGGAAGGCCGCGAGGTCGATCAGCGTGCCCGGAATGATCACCGAGATCGCCTTGGCCGTGTAGAACGCCCCGTGGGTCAGCAACACAAAGCGCAACTGCACCGCGCCCACGCTCAATGACCGGCCGTGGGGACGCAGCAGGAAGCTGGCCTTGAGTGTCGGCAACGCGACCAGCAGCGAGTTGGCCACCAGCATGATCTTTGACCACGACGGTTCGTCCGGCAGCAACAGCATCGCCAGCCACGCCAGGAAAATCAGGTACCAGGCCCGGGACAGGCGCACCTCGGTGAACCGCGCGACGCCCAGCAGGAAGAGAAAGTGCGCGGTCACCAGCAGACCGTTGGCGAACCAGATGCCGATCAGCAACATCCCGCTGACACGCAGCAGGGCGAGGGTCGAGCCCACGGAAATCGTGGCGAACCCCGCGCTCCAGAACAGCAGCGAGGGTTCGCGGATGCTGCGCCATTCGATCGCCAGGTACAGGGCAGCGGCCGCTGCAAGGGCGATGGTGATGGTCAACATCGTGATAGGGTCGAGCGCCATAAACTGCTGGTATACCTGAAATGCGTGAAAAGGGGCGATTGTAAGCGTTTGAGGGGATTTTTCGCAGCGCTGGTCATCGGTTGTTGCAATGTCGATTGTGTGGCGTCCCGTTCGACCAAGCATAGCTAGACTGATGTGTCAGCCCCATTAAATCGGAGAGCATCCCAATGGCCAGCAAAAATACCCTGTGCCTCTGGTACGAACGTGACGCGCTGGAGGCCGCGACTTTCTATGCAAAAACCTTTCCGGACAGTTCGGTCGATGCCGTTCATCAGGCGCCCGGCGACTATCCTGCGGGCAAGCAGGGCGATGTCCTGACGGTCGAATTCACCGTGATGGGCCTGCCGTGCCTCGGCCTGAACGGTGGTCCCGGCACCCCGCACAACGGTGCATTCTCGTTCCAGGTGGCGACCGACGATCAGGCAGAGACGGACCGTTTGTGGGATGCCATTGTCAACAATGGGGGAGAGGCCATCGCTTGCGGCTGGTGTCGCGACAAGTGGGGCTTGTCCTGGCAGATCACGCCGCGGGTCCTGTCGCAGGCGATCATCAACCCTGATCCGGCAGCCGCCAAGCGTGCGTTCGAGGCCATGATGACGATGGTCAAGATCGACATTGCGCAGATTGAGGCAGCGCTCAAGGGTTGAGGGAGGCCGTGGCAGGAAAATCGCCGATCTGGGCAGCTTTTCACAAATAATCCGTTGCCGGTCCCTTGTTGGAGGGCAAAGCGCATAAATCCATTGATAAATACTGCGATAACCTTTAAACGAGAAGCTCGCCAGCACTTTGCTAGCATCCGATAAGTGGGTATCGCCAGTTTTGGCTCAGGGAGGGCAGATGAGTTTTCGTCCATTGACCGACTCCCCTCTGCAATCCGATGACGCAGGCGTGGCAGCCTCGGCGTTGGAAGGGAATTCGGCTACTGTCGGCAGTGTCAGCGCTGACCACCAGGACACGATCGAGCAATTGCTGGAAATGGCTCGCCATTGGGGTCATACCACCGCGTGGGTGGTTTACCGTGCCGGAGAGCAAATGCATCTGGTCGGGCAGGGCGATCCCCGGGTGCAGTGGCCTTCGAGCGTGGCCAATGAAGACTTCGACGATTTTTGCCAGAACTGGCGCCTGCAACGCTGGCCGACCGGCCGGGGCGAAAGTGAGCTGGGCTGGCTGCTTGCACCACTCAACGAGGCGGCGCAGCCGGCGCTTGCCGAGTTTGCCCAGCGCCTGGGCATCCGGTTGCAGACCGATACCCTGGCCCGTGCGCAGAATACGCAACGGGTGCTGTACGAAATCACCTATCTGGCCAGTTCGACCCGCGACCGCTCGGTGTTCCTGGTGGGCGTGCACCAACTGCTGGCCGGCCTGATCGACGCCGAGAACTTTTACCTCGCGTTGTACGACCCGCTGACCCACAAGATCGACTACCCGTATTACGTCGACATCATTGACGTGGACGCCCTGGAGTCGGAGAACTACGAATACCTCGACCCCTCGCACCTGTCGCTGACCGGCCAGGTATTGACCTCCGGCCAGCCGCTGCTGATCGACTCCGCCGGCATTCTCGCGGCCCAGGCCGAGGGTCGGTTTTACTGCGTGGGTGACCGTCCGGAATTCTGGATGGGGGCACCGCTGAAAAACGCCTCGGACGACGTGTTCGGCATGCTCGCCATGCAGGTCTACGACGTTTCCCGCACCTACAGCGCCGAGGACCGTGCGCTGTTTCTGGTGGTGGCGCGGCATGTGGCGATGGCGCTGGACCGGATTCTGCACCGTGAGGACCTGGAGCAGACGGTGATGCGCCGTACCCTGGAGCTGTCGGCGGTCAACGACGCCTTGCGCCAGGAAGTGGCCGACCGCGAGCGTGCCGAGCATTTGCAGAGTGCGCTGTTCCAGATCGCCGAGCTGTCGAGCCAGCCCGGTGACATGGCCGAATTCTTCCAGACGTTGCATGGCATCGTCGGCGACCTGCTGTTTGCGAAAAACTTCTACATCGCGCTGTTCGACGACACCACCACGGAAGTGACCTTTCCGTATTACGTCGATGAACGGCAAAAAAACACGCCAGCGCCCCGGCGCGGCAATCGCGGTTTCACCGAGTACGTGATCCGCCAGCGTCGGCCGTGTCTGATCGACTCCGACGATGCCGACCGCCTGGCGGCACGTGGTGAAATCGAGATCGACGAGTCGGTGCGCTCCTGCTCGTGGCTGGGCATTCCGCTGTTCGATGGCGATTCGGTGCGTGGCGTGCTGGCGGTGCAGAGCTACACCTCGCATGTGCGCTACACCCAGCGCGACCAGGAATTGCTGACGTTCGTCTCGCGGCATATCGACACCGCCCTGTCGCGGCGTACTGCCGCCGAGGCGATCCACGCCGCCAACCTCAAGCTCGAAGCGCGGGTGCAGAACCGCACCCGCGAGCTCGATCACGCCAACGCCAAGCTGCTCCACGAAAACTCCCATGATGCGCTGACCGGGTTGCCCAACCGGACTTACCTGCAACAGCGACTCAACCTGGCCTGGAACCGCTTCGATCGTGAAGGCGGGCACCTGGCGGTGATGTTCATCGACCTCGACCGCTTCAAGATGGTCAACGACAGCCTTGGCCACCACTTTGGCGATTTGCTGCTGATGCAGGCCGCGCACCGCCTGCGCAGTTGCCTGCGCGAAGCCGACATGCTGGCGCGCCTGGGGGGCGACGAGTTCGCGGTGCTCGCGCCCGAGGCGTCACTGGAGGCAGTCAGTGAAATCGCCGAACGCATCCTGGTGGCGTTCGACCTGCCGTTCTTCATCAATGGCCATGAGGTGTTTTCTTCGTGCAGCATCGGCATCGTCAGTGCCGACAGCCAGTTCCATCTGGAACCGGCCGACCTGCTGCGCGATGCCGATGCGGCGATGTACCGGGTCAAGAGCGCCGGGCGCGACAGCTACGCGGTGTTCAACCAGGAAGTGCGCCGCGAGGTCTCGGACCAGATGGAGCGGGAAGGGGCGCTGCGCAACGCACTCAAGCGCAATGACGAACTGCTGCCGTATTTCCAGCCGATCGTCAGTGTCGAGACCGGCGAACTGCTGGCCCTCGAAGCGCTGATCCGCTGGCGGCAGCCGGGCGGCCGGGTGGTGGCGCCGGGCGAATTCCTGCCGGACGTGGAAGGCCTGCGCCTGATCGGGCGGCTGGATCTGTACATGCTCACCAGCATTGCCGTGATCCTCGCCCAGCCCGAGCACGCCCATTGGCCGCCGGTGCACGTCA belongs to Pseudomonas sp. MYb118 and includes:
- a CDS encoding antitoxin Xre-like helix-turn-helix domain-containing protein, with translation MAVALQQPAFTKSQCVTGLRAAVGILEKWRASSEQACRILRISRSTYTRARQHDPDWAVALDADQMQRISFVLNIHAALRLVFDNPENVYGFPSMSNDNEFFNGRSPLEIMAQGDMISLYETFRRIDVLRGAQW
- a CDS encoding aldehyde dehydrogenase family protein translates to MTAKIELISPVDGRVYVEREYADASQVEQALAAAQHAQVEWQRQPLSERAARCSAAVEAMLAMQADIVPELARQMGRPVRYGAGELRGFAERARHMIAIAPQALAPVEPAPVAGFRRYIKREPLGTVLVVAPWNYPYLTAVNTIIPALMAGNSVILKHASQTLLVGERFAEALRRANLPPGLFHNLLLSHEMTAQVIASGRVHQVNFTGSVEAGKAMEAAAVGRFIGVGLELGGKDPAYVRADANLEHAVENLVDGSFFNSGQSCCAIERIYVDQRLYPAFVERFVALTRQYVLGNPLDEATTLGPMVSPAAADFVRGQIKAAQAQGARALIDVKDFPADVPGSAYLAPQVLVDVDHRMSVMRDESFGPVIGIMPVADDDEAVRLMNDSEFGLSASIWTQDLAAAERLGERIATGTVFMNRCDYLDPALAWTGVKHSGRGATLSSLGYEHLTRPKSFHLRHEV
- a CDS encoding GFA family protein — protein: MDRFTGGCLCGNVRIEATGRPYRVGLCHCMDCRKHHGALFHASAIFPEQAVTIQGETRDYAGRFFCPRCGSSVFGRSDDEIEVNLGALDAPDQLTPTYELWTCRREAWLPAFPLRRHYPRDREGNGREE
- a CDS encoding chorismate mutase, producing the protein MCSTLRLPKLMFCVLSAVIACSAQADVTAPPPASLQPLVATMNERLNIADRVALSKWDSRTPIQDSAREAQVIAAARKQAISRKLNPDEVADLIAAQIEASKLVQYGLLAQWQAAGKAPDLPRPNLTKEVRPQLDEVQKRLLQAYAEFAPYRTDPNCAQWLAKARSALIKDYLHGQGLIRATGDLCIVN
- a CDS encoding GGDEF domain-containing protein, encoding MALDPITMLTITIALAAAAALYLAIEWRSIREPSLLFWSAGFATISVGSTLALLRVSGMLLIGIWFANGLLVTAHFLFLLGVARFTEVRLSRAWYLIFLAWLAMLLLPDEPSWSKIMLVANSLLVALPTLKASFLLRPHGRSLSVGAVQLRFVLLTHGAFYTAKAISVIIPGTLIDLAAFRGEIIQISLVEGAMAIMLIALSMTGTERYRREKRIARLAARDPLTALYNRRALEVRAPRLLDEVSSRRPGALLLIDIDNFKLVNDLYGHTAGDRLLISLSEMIRSVLPEGALAARLGGDEFVILLNNTSCERILGLGSKLRYRFHQTASEDFATPEPVTLSIGASLFDQPPASLAALIEQGDAALYESKRGGRDSIRLVDRTVASTELQR
- a CDS encoding phage infection protein, with amino-acid sequence MKRQTLLSIAFSVFAVNAFAATSAQPVVAEGGSDRLIERRVAEGGSDRLIERRVAEGGSDRLIERRVAEGGSDRLIERRVAEGGSDRLIERRVAEGGSDRLIERRVAEGGSDRLIERRVAEGGSDRLIERRVAEGGSDRLIERRAV
- a CDS encoding RES family NAD+ phosphorylase, which produces MVSLEALATLPDAQLQAYRLVNSKFPPVALFDDVADADAFEVLYQIQELTNPRLKNEVGRLELIRRSEIPFGIPGCSYATAPFTHVNPAGSRFSDGSFGVLYLADTLETALAEVKHHQSLYWSNVPRLNYERFVFRGLSCAFLQAGMKDATAIAPTDPVYHPDDYSAARRLGKMLKTAQCPGLRYHSVRNAGSHCWALMTPRPVLSVIQAAHYEMVWNGQMTSVSQISEA
- a CDS encoding glutamine synthetase family protein, translating into MTEPFLSFDALKRAAASGEIDTVLVCMVDMQGRLVGKRFQVEFFIDSGYQETHCCNYLLADDIDMEPVPGYAAASWSKGYGDFVLKPDMATLRRVPWLEGTALVLCDVLDHHHRKDLPHSPRAILKRQVERLRERGYTGMFASELEFYLFDESYEAIHQRNYHQPKTAGHYIEDYNILQTTREEPVLRAIRKHLQASGIPVENSKGEWGPGQEEINIRYADAMTMADHHVLIKHACKEIADAQGKAITFMAKWRYDAAGSSSHIHNSLWDKNGKKPLFFDAKAEFGMSKLMRSWVAGQLKYANDITCFLAPYINSYKRFQAGTFAPTRAVWSRDNRTAGFRLCAEESKSIRIECRIGGADLNPYLAFAALIAAGLAGIDEKLELAPPFEGDAYADERSPEVSKTLREACAALKGSRMLRDALGDDVVEHYVHTAEWEQKEYDRRVTDWELQRGFERY
- a CDS encoding cytochrome c family protein, producing MIKVVALTLALLHTSLFAAQALAAGDAEAGAKLFPRICGGCHQVGESARASFGPQLNNIFGRPSAGTSDYQYSDAMKAAGLVWDRETLTAYLEAPKKVVPGTRMIFWGLSDPQKIEDVLAYLQTFQTQ
- a CDS encoding VOC family protein; amino-acid sequence: MASKNTLCLWYERDALEAATFYAKTFPDSSVDAVHQAPGDYPAGKQGDVLTVEFTVMGLPCLGLNGGPGTPHNGAFSFQVATDDQAETDRLWDAIVNNGGEAIACGWCRDKWGLSWQITPRVLSQAIINPDPAAAKRAFEAMMTMVKIDIAQIEAALKG
- a CDS encoding MFS transporter, with translation MAAIDSTTGDSPNRGISREERKVIFASSLGTVFEWYDFYLYGSLAAIIAKHFFAGVNETTAFIFALLAFAAGFAVRPFGAIVFGRLGDMIGRKHTFLITIVIMGVSTAVVGFLPGYATIGVAAPIILITLRLLQGLALGGEYGGAATYVAEHAPKGKRGFFTSWIQTTATLGLFLSLLVILACRTILGTEAFEAWGWRIPFLLSILLLIISVYIRLQLSESPVFMKMKAEGKASKAPLTESFARWDNLKIVIMALLGGTAGQAVVWYTGQFYALFFLLQTLKIDAQTANLLIAGSLLIGTPFFVIFGSLSDRIGRKGIIMAGCILAAVTYFPIFHALTQYGNPDVFVAQEKNPVTVVADPAQCSFQFDPVGKAKFTSSCDLAKTVLAKRAIPYTNETAAPGSVAQIRIGNQVVESFEGTGMPAADFKTRNDAFTATLGTALKEAGYPEKADPAKTNYPMVLLLLTILVIYVTMVYGPIAAWLVELFPARIRYTSMSLPYHIGNGWFGGFLPTVAFAMVAATGDIYYGLWYPIVIAVMTAVLGIFFMPETKDRDIHQ